Proteins co-encoded in one Nicotiana sylvestris chromosome 7, ASM39365v2, whole genome shotgun sequence genomic window:
- the LOC138872679 gene encoding sporulation-specific protein 15-like: MKDNESTQDMLSRFTSIINELHSLGDVIPRNKLVRKILSILPGSWESKVNAITKAKDLQTLTIDELIGNLKTYEMKRKKDNKRREPKKKKNLVLKAESSDSSDEDSDMAYLSKRFQKMVRRNCSIPKRGSSNKRFNRKSAADNTVKPTLVAWGDSCSESEKELDAENSSMMAVETEVTKYDSLFALMAQSDKDEEDGDDEVNFRDVQRNMKSYSSKKLRSLVNVLIDAYYILDNDKEILTFELGEAEQSRDDLVVCVVDLNKTIANLEKEKEALNEKITSVENERDDMMEKHTLEETISAIEQERDDFLVIITNLEETIEGLNSEHRTVSLGKGKEVASETHIKLEHELNDVKTSLCGELKKNRQLQAKLEKVKIDLEKSLKWTWSSDAVIDKYSNNSENRQGIGFQREKTPYNPHSKYLFLITGCVPTVGTIGTSKKIAKPGFNLFRKIKWNSERKQIAMNQGKWILKARDWKHHRFLLTENPARKELCIKSDHRTEYDNAKFEETVTKMESHTTSQHQGLHRKMVLLKERIELEDMAWTILIDNGIAKSFWAKVVNIVFYLVNRKDQLGKFNSEEMKESFWDTLHKAKATKSTTKVTLSGRKCSLVQNNRTKHIEGWHCLLRVNMEKRLICGESSRTEDQIPDTFTKALSREYSGRNKEKMGS; encoded by the exons ATGAAGGATAATGAGTCTACACAAGATATGCTCTccagattcacctccatcataaatgagcttcattcacttggagatgttattcccagaaataagcttgtaaggaaaatcctcagtATTCTACCTGGTTCTTGGGAAAGTAAAGTAAATGCCATCACTAAAGCCAAAGATCTACAAACTCTAACCATAgatgagttgattggtaatctgaagacatacgagatgaaaagaaagaaagacaataAAAGGAGAGAgccgaagaagaaaaagaacctggtactcaaagctgaaagtagtgactcaagtgatgaagatagtgacatggcctatcttagtaaaagatttcaaaagatggttcgaagaaattGTAGTATACCAAAGAGGGGCAGTTCAA ACAAACGATTCAATCGAAAAAGTGCTGCTGACAATACCGTAAAGCCGACTCTTGTTGCTTGGGGAGACTCCTGCAGTGAATCAGAAAAGGAACTAGATGCAGAAAAcagctccatgatggcagtggaaactgaagTAACAAAGTATGACTCACTGTTCGCGCTGATGGCTCAGTCTGATAAGGATGAAGAAGATGGAGacgatgaggtaaatttcagggatgttcagagaaatatgaaatcctactcttctaagaagtTAAGGTCATTAGTCAATGTTTTAATTGATGCTTACTATATCCTTGAtaatgataaggagatcctgacctttgaactaggagaagctgaacaatctagagatgatctagtggtctgtgtagtggacctaaataagaccatagctaatcttgaaaaagaaaaggaagctctAAATGAAAAGataactagtgtagaaaatgagagagatgacaTGATG GAGAAACACACTTTAGAAGAAACAATTTCAGCTATTGAGCAAGAGAGGGATGATTTCTTAGTGATAATCACTAacctagaggaaaccattgagggactcaatagCGAACATAGGACTGTGagtcttgggaaagggaaggaagtagctagtgagacacacatcaagctcgaacatgaattaaatgatgtgaaaactagtctatgtggtGAACTTAAGAAAAATCGGCAACTTCAAGCTAAATTagagaaagtaaaaattgatcttgagaaatctctgaagtggacctggtcctcagatgctgtCATTGACAAGTATTCGAATAATAGTGAAAACAGGCAGGGAATCGGGtttcaaagggagaaaactccttacaaccctcacagcaagtacctgttcctgataactggctgtgtacccactgtgggaacaataggcacttcaaagaaaattgccaaGCCAGGGTTCAATCTGTTTAGAAAAATAAAGT GGAACAGTGAGAGAAAGCAGATTGCGATGAACCAAGGAAAGTGGATTCTCAAAGCACGTGACTGGAAACACCATAGATTTCTTCTCACTGAAAACCCTGCAAGAAAGGAAT TGTGCATCAAATCTGACCACAGGACAGAATATGACAATGCCAAATTTGAAGAGACTGTAACAAAAATGGAATCACACACAACTTCTCAGCACCAAGGACTCCATAGAAAAATGGTattgctgaaagaaagaatagaactGGAAGACATGGCCTGGACAATTCTCATTGACAATGGAATCGCCAAGAGTTTCTGGGCAAAAGTAGTAAATATTGTGTTCTACTTGGTGAATAG GAAGGACCAACTTGGGAAGTTTAATTCAGAGGAAatgaaggaatccttctgggaTACTCTCCACAAAGCAAAGGccacaaagtctacaacaaaGGTCACACTGAGTGGAAGGAAGTGCTCATTGG TTCAAAACAATAGGACCAAGCACATTGAGGGGTGGCATTGTCTTCTAAGAGTCAATATGGAGAAAAGGTTGATCTGTGGAGAGTCTTCTAGAACAGAAGACCAAATTCCAGATACCTTCACCAAAGCCTTGAGTAGAGAATATTCTGGAAGAAACAAGGAGAAGATGGGGTCATGA